In the Natronobacterium texcoconense genome, one interval contains:
- a CDS encoding beta-ribofuranosylaminobenzene 5'-phosphate synthase family protein, whose amino-acid sequence MANATVSAGARLHVGFQNLSLARARIYGGIGVGLEEPRVTVTAEPADGLAVDDPLAREYARRAVDVLDVPGVSIDIEERLPRHVGLGSGTQLALAVLAATAHAHGLEPRVRERAPAMGRGGRSGVGVATFEDGGFVVDAGHPTNRFTTEPPAEGNWTVPPVVARHDLPDDWQFLVVVPDAEPGRNGDDEDASMREVVERADPTVADEIAGVVTRKLLPAAAEGRLEAFGEAIGEIGRKNGTWYTDVQGGVFRPPAGELVEALEECPVLSGVGQSSWGPVVYGVTDRDHADEAAAAAEDALAENGYDGRVLLPGPVAKGDGARVRIE is encoded by the coding sequence ATGGCGAACGCGACGGTGAGTGCAGGTGCACGCCTCCACGTCGGCTTCCAGAACCTCTCCCTTGCGCGCGCAAGAATTTACGGCGGGATCGGTGTCGGCCTCGAGGAGCCACGCGTCACCGTCACCGCCGAACCCGCGGACGGACTCGCGGTCGACGACCCGCTGGCCCGCGAGTACGCGCGTCGTGCCGTCGACGTTCTCGACGTTCCCGGCGTCTCGATCGATATCGAGGAGCGACTTCCTCGACACGTCGGTCTCGGGAGCGGCACCCAGCTCGCGCTGGCAGTACTCGCAGCAACCGCACACGCACACGGCCTCGAACCGCGAGTTCGAGAGCGCGCGCCGGCGATGGGGCGTGGCGGTCGCAGCGGCGTCGGCGTCGCGACGTTCGAGGACGGCGGCTTCGTCGTCGACGCCGGCCACCCGACGAACCGCTTTACGACGGAGCCGCCGGCTGAAGGAAACTGGACGGTGCCGCCGGTCGTCGCCCGCCACGACCTCCCCGACGACTGGCAGTTCCTGGTCGTCGTCCCCGACGCCGAACCCGGCCGGAACGGGGACGACGAGGACGCGAGCATGCGCGAGGTCGTCGAACGCGCCGACCCGACCGTCGCCGACGAAATCGCCGGCGTCGTCACCCGAAAACTGCTGCCGGCCGCTGCGGAGGGCCGACTCGAGGCGTTCGGCGAGGCGATCGGCGAGATCGGCCGCAAGAACGGCACCTGGTACACCGACGTCCAGGGCGGCGTCTTCCGGCCCCCTGCAGGGGAACTCGTCGAGGCGCTCGAGGAGTGTCCCGTCCTCTCGGGTGTCGGCCAGTCGTCGTGGGGGCCGGTCGTCTACGGCGTCACGGACCGCGACCACGCCGACGAAGCCGCGGCCGCGGCCGAGGATGCACTCGCCGAGAACGGATACGACGGGCGCGTGTTGCTCCCCGGCCCCGTCGCGAAAGGAGACGGTGCCCGTGTTCGGATCGAGTAA
- the mobA gene encoding molybdenum cofactor guanylyltransferase translates to MTTRALSGVIIAGGHSTRFGDGDKALADLAGTPMIRRVVDRLATVTDEVVVNCRDEQREAIDAALEGCEPDVRFAIDPVEDRGPLAGIRTGLEAASREYAAVVACDMPFLDPALLELLADRVQGHDAALVRLEDGWYQTTQAVYRTETMAQAAETTLEGDDARIVVALEDLNSVIVDERDLEGVDDATFESIDTREALKEATARLE, encoded by the coding sequence ATGACTACTCGAGCGCTCTCGGGGGTGATCATCGCCGGCGGCCACTCTACCAGATTCGGGGACGGGGACAAGGCCCTCGCCGACCTCGCGGGAACGCCGATGATCCGTCGTGTCGTCGATCGACTCGCGACCGTCACCGACGAGGTCGTCGTCAACTGCCGGGACGAGCAACGCGAGGCGATCGATGCCGCACTCGAGGGCTGTGAGCCCGACGTTCGGTTCGCGATCGATCCCGTCGAGGACCGCGGACCCCTGGCCGGAATCCGGACAGGCCTCGAGGCGGCCTCTCGGGAGTACGCCGCAGTCGTCGCCTGCGACATGCCGTTTCTCGATCCGGCGCTGCTCGAGTTGCTCGCCGACCGTGTACAGGGTCACGACGCGGCACTGGTCCGACTCGAGGACGGCTGGTACCAGACGACCCAGGCGGTCTACCGCACGGAGACGATGGCTCAGGCGGCCGAAACGACGCTCGAGGGTGACGACGCGCGGATCGTCGTCGCGCTCGAGGACCTGAATTCCGTTATCGTCGACGAACGTGATCTCGAGGGCGTCGACGACGCGACGTTCGAGAGCATCGACACTCGAGAGGCCCTGAAAGAAGCGACCGCTCGACTCGAGTGA
- a CDS encoding CopG family ribbon-helix-helix protein codes for MRTSLNVPEEMLAEFDRTWQAEGLDSRSRALREAIQEYVESHHTLERARGTVAATVVFDYVHEEIIEDLHEIQHEFQAEIDTTCHVHHGEWCLEAIFCHGDADEIRSLVYRLKDFDAVGRVSVTLLRSDERSTP; via the coding sequence ATGCGGACGAGTCTCAACGTACCCGAAGAGATGTTGGCCGAGTTCGATCGAACCTGGCAGGCCGAAGGACTGGACTCTCGATCCCGCGCGTTGCGGGAGGCGATCCAGGAGTACGTCGAGTCCCACCACACTCTGGAACGAGCGCGTGGCACCGTCGCGGCGACCGTCGTCTTCGACTACGTCCACGAGGAGATCATCGAGGACCTCCACGAGATCCAACACGAGTTCCAGGCCGAAATCGACACGACCTGTCACGTCCACCACGGCGAGTGGTGTCTCGAGGCGATCTTCTGTCACGGCGACGCCGACGAGATTCGATCGCTGGTCTACCGGCTGAAGGATTTCGACGCCGTCGGCCGCGTCTCGGTGACGCTGTTGCGCTCGGACGAACGGTCGACTCCCTAG
- a CDS encoding DNA polymerase Y family protein → MSDGPRLPGVEEKREEERIVLHVDADCFYASCERLREPKLEGEPVVVGMGYEPGETIGAVATASYEAREFGVESAQAISTALERLPRRAALDSDADDYDPDLTREETGYYRPVDMDYYESIAEEVQSILHDCADVVREVSIDEAYLDVTERTAWEVADGFARHVKDRIRREVGIVVSVGAAPTMSAAKIASDYDKPDGLTVVRPGELREFLAPLEVDLLHGVGPVTARELREMGLETAGDVAEADPEPLVERFGERGRELYDRARGDDDRRVEPKGDPKSFSRESAFAEPVSDPEPKYEQIETLAAAVADRAQREGALYRTVGVKAVTPPYDVNTREQSLPGPIDDPDLVDRIARDLFTEFETEPVRKVGVRVANLEFAAADQASLDGWERTDGGHGADDSEPETDGNDEDAPAPEPNANDEADPEPGGDDTDDESTDRSSGQSSLADFS, encoded by the coding sequence ATGTCCGACGGGCCGCGGTTACCGGGCGTCGAGGAGAAACGGGAGGAAGAGCGGATCGTCCTCCACGTCGACGCCGACTGTTTCTACGCCTCCTGTGAGCGGCTACGAGAGCCGAAACTCGAGGGCGAACCCGTCGTCGTCGGGATGGGGTACGAACCCGGCGAGACGATCGGGGCGGTCGCCACCGCGAGTTACGAGGCCCGCGAGTTCGGCGTCGAGAGCGCGCAGGCGATTTCGACGGCGCTCGAGCGCTTGCCCCGTCGTGCGGCCCTGGACTCCGACGCGGACGACTACGATCCCGACCTCACGCGCGAGGAGACCGGCTACTACCGGCCCGTCGACATGGACTACTACGAGTCGATCGCCGAGGAGGTCCAGTCGATTCTCCACGACTGCGCCGACGTCGTCCGCGAGGTCAGCATCGACGAGGCCTACCTGGACGTCACCGAACGCACCGCCTGGGAGGTCGCGGACGGTTTCGCTCGCCACGTCAAGGACCGAATTCGGCGGGAAGTCGGCATCGTCGTCAGCGTCGGCGCAGCACCCACCATGAGTGCGGCCAAGATCGCAAGCGACTACGACAAGCCAGACGGACTGACCGTCGTCCGCCCTGGCGAACTCCGGGAGTTTCTCGCGCCGCTCGAGGTCGACCTGCTCCACGGCGTCGGCCCCGTGACAGCACGTGAACTTCGGGAGATGGGCCTCGAGACGGCCGGCGACGTCGCCGAGGCGGATCCGGAGCCGCTCGTCGAGCGATTCGGCGAGCGCGGCCGGGAACTGTACGACCGTGCGCGCGGTGACGACGACCGCCGCGTCGAACCGAAAGGGGACCCCAAGAGTTTCTCGCGGGAGTCAGCGTTCGCGGAGCCCGTCTCCGACCCGGAGCCGAAGTACGAACAGATCGAGACGCTCGCGGCCGCCGTCGCCGACCGCGCACAGCGAGAGGGCGCGCTCTACCGGACCGTCGGCGTCAAGGCCGTCACGCCACCGTACGACGTCAACACGCGCGAGCAGTCGCTTCCGGGCCCAATCGACGATCCGGACCTCGTCGATCGGATCGCTCGCGACCTCTTTACCGAGTTCGAGACCGAACCCGTCCGGAAGGTCGGCGTCCGCGTCGCGAACCTCGAGTTCGCAGCGGCGGATCAGGCGAGTCTCGACGGGTGGGAACGAACCGATGGCGGACACGGGGCTGACGATTCGGAGCCCGAGACGGACGGAAACGACGAGGACGCTCCGGCTCCCGAACCGAACGCGAACGACGAGGCCGATCCGGAGCCAGGCGGTGACGATACCGACGACGAGTCGACAGATCGCTCGAGTGGCCAGTCCTCACTGGCGGATTTTTCGTGA
- a CDS encoding metal-dependent hydrolase, with protein MYQTGHYGASLLAYAPLGTVVALFGYEGVALVGALVCVSLSTLPDLDHRIPGIEHRGPTHTLLFALLVGIALAAVAAVLVESGSALAGVGFVTFAFVVGTLSIVSHLLADALTPMGIRPFWPVSSRHYSLEVTRAANPVANYMLLGLGVGSTVVAAALVAVVG; from the coding sequence ATGTACCAGACTGGCCACTACGGCGCGTCTCTCCTCGCGTACGCGCCGCTTGGAACCGTCGTCGCACTCTTCGGTTACGAGGGAGTGGCGCTCGTCGGTGCGCTCGTCTGCGTGAGTCTCTCGACGCTGCCCGACCTCGATCACCGGATTCCGGGGATCGAACACCGGGGCCCGACTCACACCCTTCTGTTCGCTCTGCTCGTCGGCATCGCACTCGCTGCCGTCGCGGCCGTCCTCGTCGAGTCGGGGTCCGCACTCGCCGGCGTCGGCTTCGTCACGTTCGCGTTCGTCGTCGGCACGCTATCGATCGTCTCGCACCTGCTCGCCGATGCGCTGACGCCGATGGGAATCCGCCCGTTCTGGCCGGTCTCGAGTCGCCACTACTCGCTCGAGGTGACTCGAGCGGCGAACCCAGTCGCGAACTACATGTTGCTGGGGCTTGGCGTCGGTTCGACGGTCGTCGCGGCAGCACTGGTTGCCGTCGTCGGTTGA
- a CDS encoding transcription factor S, which produces MQFCDDCGSMMKADGDHMVCTNDECGVSSERDRDREDEFVTTESQTDTDVIESSEDANFEGKPKATDVICDECGNQEAWYTLKQTASADEPPTRFFKCTECGHRWRGYN; this is translated from the coding sequence ATGCAGTTTTGCGACGACTGCGGATCGATGATGAAAGCCGACGGCGACCACATGGTCTGTACGAACGACGAGTGTGGCGTCTCGAGCGAGCGGGACCGCGACCGCGAAGACGAGTTCGTCACGACCGAGTCCCAGACGGATACAGACGTGATCGAATCCAGCGAGGACGCCAACTTCGAGGGGAAGCCGAAGGCGACCGACGTGATCTGTGACGAGTGTGGTAACCAGGAGGCGTGGTACACGCTCAAGCAGACGGCTTCGGCCGACGAACCGCCGACGCGCTTTTTCAAGTGTACCGAGTGTGGCCATCGCTGGCGCGGCTACAACTGA
- a CDS encoding J domain-containing protein: MTDDFYDLLEISSDASQDEIKDAYREKVRVYHPDVNDDDRARAQFTAVKKAYEILGDPVERRAYDRLGHEDYVAKRTSGIPSPDVWKRSEDGSSSRSSSGSTSTSTGTTTSSSSTRSRTAGSSGTTSGSSARGTGRSGTETSTSSTGRGRTDSSRTTSDETETGSKSSSETTDRSTTTGSSGTSTSSSTGGSRTTSSSGTEKTASSTKKTTSNAGKTSSTGKTTGTAGKATSDGGRTARAVSSGTTGTTARTSTASSGGRFADNAAVRWWRRQNFSLPLIWLSVLIYLSGLVQFALTNVGALAGVVAELGAVGTDVEGIWTTLTEVRHGVGTPFEFVAGLELVAPPVASLQWYAGVAGIVVAAVGIVAIDRVVRRDDTWEPISIDETIFLSVALATATTLVGGPLLAGAVLMPFLFTVIVHQTRLKPGWKPSYLYVLPVLAPAISLVVFATDLVGTPTLAVDLLAFVILPLAGAFGLPLRATIRKHFGR, from the coding sequence ATGACAGACGACTTTTACGACCTTCTCGAAATCTCTTCTGACGCCTCTCAGGACGAGATCAAGGACGCCTACCGCGAGAAGGTCCGGGTCTACCATCCCGACGTGAACGACGACGACCGCGCTCGAGCGCAGTTCACGGCGGTCAAGAAAGCCTACGAGATCCTCGGCGATCCGGTCGAACGTCGGGCCTACGACCGACTGGGACACGAAGACTACGTCGCGAAGCGAACGAGCGGCATCCCGTCGCCGGACGTCTGGAAGCGCTCGGAGGACGGATCGTCGTCACGCTCGAGTTCGGGATCGACGTCGACATCCACCGGGACGACGACCTCGAGTTCGAGCACGCGGTCCCGTACCGCCGGTTCGTCCGGTACCACGTCGGGGTCGTCTGCTCGAGGAACGGGGCGGAGTGGAACGGAGACCTCGACGTCGTCCACGGGTCGTGGCCGTACGGACTCGAGTCGAACGACGAGCGACGAGACGGAAACCGGTTCAAAAAGCAGTAGTGAAACGACGGATCGATCGACCACGACTGGGTCGAGTGGCACGTCCACCTCGAGTTCGACTGGCGGCTCGAGGACTACCTCGTCCAGTGGGACGGAGAAGACGGCCAGCAGCACAAAGAAGACGACCAGTAACGCAGGAAAGACGTCAAGCACGGGCAAAACGACCGGAACCGCAGGGAAAGCCACAAGCGACGGCGGCCGGACGGCTCGAGCCGTCAGTTCGGGTACGACCGGGACGACGGCACGCACGTCGACGGCCTCGAGCGGCGGACGGTTCGCGGACAACGCCGCCGTCAGGTGGTGGCGTCGCCAGAACTTCTCGCTGCCCTTGATCTGGCTGTCGGTCCTGATCTATCTCTCCGGACTCGTCCAGTTTGCCCTCACGAACGTCGGCGCGCTCGCGGGAGTCGTCGCCGAACTAGGTGCCGTCGGGACCGACGTCGAGGGCATCTGGACGACGCTCACGGAGGTCCGACACGGAGTCGGCACGCCGTTCGAGTTCGTCGCCGGGCTCGAACTCGTCGCGCCGCCGGTCGCCTCCCTCCAGTGGTACGCTGGGGTCGCGGGTATCGTCGTGGCTGCCGTCGGTATCGTCGCCATCGATCGAGTCGTTCGGCGGGATGACACCTGGGAACCGATCTCGATCGACGAGACGATCTTCCTGTCGGTCGCGCTCGCGACGGCGACGACGCTCGTCGGCGGGCCGTTGCTCGCCGGCGCGGTCCTCATGCCGTTCCTGTTTACCGTGATCGTCCACCAGACCAGGCTCAAACCCGGCTGGAAACCGTCCTACCTGTACGTGTTGCCGGTGCTCGCGCCCGCGATTTCACTCGTCGTCTTCGCGACCGATCTCGTCGGGACGCCGACCCTCGCTGTCGACCTGCTTGCGTTCGTGATCCTCCCGCTGGCGGGCGCGTTCGGGCTTCCGCTGCGGGCGACGATCAGGAAGCACTTCGGTCGATAG
- a CDS encoding COX15/CtaA family protein translates to MSSDSTSRRPGIRSLIDRVGYHHLLASTLVLVTATILLGVAAKATGSGLACEANWPQCDAGPYNLFPANLPSFYEWFHRFVAMFAGFAIIGSAVSAWRSPTVDRRVTALVVLGMILTPIQVVLGWQTVAQYTMDILSLHFWTAVLIFALFVIATVLVWEHRLQARHVTGALALGAVAVPLHVLFSPPVITELTEYSPTVQMIQYGVTLAVVAAAIVAPMIGRWHLEDDRLTGYLSGTGVLALVVVFLGRQTGMTFNAALDLFYVVTAGLLLVAFLAGIYLVRRTS, encoded by the coding sequence GTGTCGTCCGATAGTACCTCCCGACGTCCGGGTATTCGTTCGCTGATCGACCGCGTTGGCTACCACCATCTGCTCGCGTCGACGCTCGTGCTCGTCACCGCGACGATTCTGCTTGGCGTCGCCGCGAAAGCGACCGGGTCGGGGCTGGCCTGCGAAGCGAACTGGCCCCAGTGTGACGCGGGCCCTTACAACCTGTTTCCCGCGAATCTCCCGAGTTTCTACGAGTGGTTCCACCGCTTCGTCGCCATGTTCGCCGGGTTCGCGATCATCGGCTCTGCGGTCTCGGCCTGGCGGTCGCCGACCGTCGACAGACGCGTGACCGCACTCGTCGTCCTCGGAATGATTCTGACGCCGATCCAGGTCGTCCTCGGCTGGCAGACCGTCGCACAGTACACGATGGACATCCTGTCGCTGCACTTCTGGACGGCCGTGTTGATCTTCGCACTGTTCGTGATCGCGACCGTCCTGGTCTGGGAACACCGGCTGCAGGCGCGACACGTCACCGGCGCGCTCGCGCTCGGAGCCGTCGCGGTACCACTTCACGTCCTGTTTAGCCCACCAGTGATCACCGAACTCACCGAGTACTCGCCGACGGTCCAGATGATCCAGTACGGCGTGACGCTGGCCGTCGTCGCCGCCGCCATCGTCGCACCGATGATCGGCCGCTGGCACCTCGAGGACGACCGACTGACCGGCTACCTCTCCGGGACGGGCGTCCTGGCGCTCGTGGTCGTCTTCCTCGGCCGCCAGACAGGAATGACGTTCAACGCGGCGCTCGACCTGTTCTACGTCGTTACCGCCGGCCTGCTACTCGTCGCGTTCCTGGCCGGGATCTACCTCGTTCGGCGGACCTCGTAG
- a CDS encoding DUF7342 family protein gives MKEPRPELTATDDERAESPDFDALTDPEELVSGNRTRDDFFDAVLGLDSPATVSEVADRAGRGVDAAREYLEWFERMGIVTRVTESPATYERNREYLRWRRVQKLREEYTTDELLSLLETEQERDEEYAETFDTDSPDAVSIAARASETGRSVEDVWEDVSTWKTTRRRIGLLERALTAGPENATEERTAV, from the coding sequence ATGAAAGAGCCCCGTCCAGAGCTGACGGCGACGGACGACGAACGCGCGGAGTCGCCGGATTTCGACGCGCTGACGGACCCGGAGGAACTCGTCTCCGGTAATCGCACGCGTGACGACTTCTTTGACGCCGTTCTCGGACTGGACAGCCCGGCGACGGTGAGCGAGGTTGCCGACCGCGCTGGACGCGGGGTCGACGCGGCGAGAGAGTACCTCGAGTGGTTCGAGCGAATGGGAATCGTCACCCGGGTCACCGAGTCGCCGGCGACCTACGAGCGAAATCGAGAGTACCTGCGCTGGCGACGCGTCCAGAAACTCCGCGAGGAGTACACGACCGACGAACTCCTCTCCCTGCTCGAGACGGAGCAGGAACGCGACGAGGAGTACGCCGAAACCTTCGACACCGACTCGCCGGATGCAGTTTCGATCGCGGCACGAGCATCGGAAACCGGACGATCGGTGGAAGACGTGTGGGAAGACGTGTCGACCTGGAAGACGACGCGTCGGCGGATCGGCCTCCTCGAGCGAGCGCTAACGGCCGGTCCGGAAAACGCCACCGAGGAACGAACCGCGGTATGA
- the ilvD gene encoding dihydroxy-acid dehydratase codes for MSSDDEFDFGKDQRLQSRDVTEGAEKAPHRAMFRAMGFDDEDLSSPMIGVPNPAADITPCNVHLDDVAESAIEGADEAGGMPIEFGTITISDAISMGTEGMKASLISREVIADSVELVSFGERMDGLVTVAGCDKNLPGMMMAAIRTDLPSVFLYGGSIMPGEHEGRDVTIVQVFEGVGAYGTGEMDADELDDLERNACPGAGSCGGMFTANTMASVSEALGMAPLGSASPPAEHHERYAVARRAGELAVEVVEEDRRPSDILSRKSFENAIALQTAIGGSTNGVLHLLALAREAGVDLEIEDFDDISKRTPKIVDMQPGGDSVMNDLHELGGVPVVVRRLLEADLFHGDAMTVTGRTIAEELAYLEEEHGLPADDELEADFLYTVDDPKEEEGAIKILSGNLAPDGAVLKATGGDQFHHEGPARIFENEEDAMAYVQEGHIESGDVIVIRNEGPKGGPGMREMLGVTAAVVGAGHEDDVALITDGRFSGGTRGPMIGHVAPEAFVGGPIGLLEDGDEITVDIPDRTLEVDVDDDDLERRREEWDRPEPAYEGGVLAKFGRDFSSAADGAVTNPGVKRD; via the coding sequence ATGAGCAGCGACGACGAGTTCGATTTCGGGAAAGATCAGCGCCTGCAGAGTCGCGACGTGACCGAGGGCGCGGAGAAAGCACCCCACCGTGCGATGTTCCGCGCGATGGGGTTCGACGACGAGGATCTCTCCTCGCCGATGATCGGCGTTCCGAACCCCGCGGCCGATATCACGCCCTGTAACGTTCACCTGGACGACGTCGCGGAGTCGGCGATCGAAGGGGCCGACGAAGCCGGCGGGATGCCGATCGAGTTCGGGACGATCACCATCTCCGACGCCATCTCGATGGGAACCGAGGGGATGAAGGCGTCGCTGATCTCCCGCGAGGTGATCGCCGACAGCGTCGAACTCGTCAGTTTCGGCGAGCGGATGGACGGCCTCGTCACCGTCGCCGGCTGTGACAAGAACCTGCCGGGGATGATGATGGCCGCGATCCGGACCGATCTTCCCTCCGTCTTCCTCTACGGCGGGTCGATCATGCCCGGCGAGCACGAGGGCCGGGACGTCACCATCGTTCAGGTCTTCGAGGGCGTCGGTGCGTACGGTACCGGCGAGATGGACGCCGACGAACTCGACGACCTCGAGCGCAACGCCTGTCCGGGCGCAGGCTCCTGTGGTGGGATGTTCACCGCGAACACGATGGCCTCGGTCTCCGAGGCGCTGGGGATGGCTCCCCTCGGTAGTGCCTCGCCGCCGGCCGAACACCACGAACGGTACGCCGTCGCTCGTCGCGCCGGCGAACTCGCCGTCGAGGTCGTCGAGGAAGATCGTCGACCGTCGGACATCCTCTCGCGGAAGTCCTTCGAGAACGCCATCGCCCTTCAGACCGCCATCGGTGGCTCGACCAACGGCGTCCTCCACCTGCTCGCGCTGGCCCGTGAAGCCGGCGTCGACCTCGAGATCGAGGACTTCGACGACATCTCGAAACGGACGCCCAAGATCGTCGACATGCAACCCGGCGGCGACAGCGTGATGAACGACCTCCACGAACTCGGCGGCGTCCCGGTCGTCGTCCGGCGACTGCTCGAGGCAGACCTCTTCCACGGCGACGCGATGACCGTGACGGGACGGACGATCGCGGAGGAACTCGCCTACCTCGAGGAAGAACACGGGCTGCCCGCGGACGACGAACTCGAGGCCGACTTCCTCTACACCGTCGACGACCCCAAAGAGGAGGAGGGAGCGATCAAGATCCTCTCGGGCAACCTCGCACCCGACGGTGCGGTGCTCAAGGCGACTGGCGGAGACCAGTTCCACCACGAGGGGCCCGCTCGTATCTTCGAGAACGAGGAGGATGCGATGGCGTACGTCCAGGAGGGCCACATCGAGAGCGGCGACGTAATCGTCATCCGCAACGAGGGGCCGAAAGGCGGTCCCGGGATGCGCGAAATGCTTGGCGTCACGGCCGCCGTCGTCGGTGCCGGCCACGAGGACGACGTCGCGCTCATCACCGACGGCCGCTTCTCGGGTGGTACTCGCGGCCCGATGATCGGTCACGTCGCCCCCGAAGCGTTCGTCGGCGGCCCGATCGGCTTACTCGAGGACGGCGACGAGATCACGGTCGACATTCCCGACCGGACGCTCGAGGTCGACGTGGACGACGACGACCTCGAGCGTCGCCGCGAAGAGTGGGATCGGCCGGAGCCAGCCTACGAGGGTGGCGTGCTCGCGAAGTTCGGTCGGGATTTCAGTTCGGCTGCCGACGGTGCGGTGACGAACCCCGGCGTCAAGCGGGACTGA
- a CDS encoding uracil-DNA glycosylase family protein: MKNVTDRTSNPFGLRPPFDRTPDGERTAVFGYGDANADFHVIGDHPGVHGGKRTGVPFTETESGRGVQDVFRETGFVTGPEEKPELENLYLNYVHMCCLPNGHEPSQREYDDLERYFDAELRAINAHILLPVGETATDHVLQEYTTQRRRFELDMANLHARQLRGRGFMVVPIREPSEWDAGDREKIVSSLEEILASDYRQTKGVATLVG; the protein is encoded by the coding sequence GTGAAAAACGTCACCGACAGGACGAGCAACCCGTTCGGCCTCCGGCCACCGTTCGACCGCACGCCCGACGGCGAGCGCACTGCCGTCTTCGGCTACGGTGACGCCAACGCCGACTTCCACGTCATCGGCGACCATCCGGGCGTCCACGGCGGCAAGCGAACCGGCGTCCCGTTCACCGAGACCGAATCCGGCCGCGGCGTCCAGGACGTCTTCCGCGAGACCGGCTTCGTCACCGGGCCCGAAGAGAAACCCGAACTCGAGAACCTCTACCTGAACTACGTCCACATGTGCTGTCTGCCGAACGGCCACGAGCCGAGCCAGCGGGAGTACGACGACCTAGAGCGGTACTTCGACGCGGAACTGCGCGCGATCAACGCACACATTCTCCTGCCGGTCGGCGAGACGGCGACCGATCACGTTCTCCAGGAGTACACGACCCAGCGCCGCCGGTTCGAACTGGATATGGCTAATCTCCACGCACGCCAACTCCGAGGGCGTGGGTTCATGGTCGTCCCGATCAGGGAGCCGTCCGAGTGGGACGCCGGGGATCGCGAAAAGATCGTTTCCTCGCTCGAGGAGATCCTCGCGAGCGACTATCGGCAGACGAAAGGTGTGGCGACGCTGGTGGGTTAG